In Anopheles bellator chromosome 2, idAnoBellAS_SP24_06.2, whole genome shotgun sequence, the genomic stretch AATTCCCAAGAAAAGGGGGGGAATTTTTCTAACGGACGTGACTTCATTTGACTTCATGTTTACATTCGGTAAGATCAggtcaatttttttgttgttgcggtgAAGCACTTGCTTCATAGTGGTTTGAATAAGAAGAACGAGCTCTTGGGGTTATCAAAACATTAACAAGCTGCTTGAAGTCGGTGACAATTCAAACAACCCTAGAGTTATGACCCCTCTACTATTATTCACTCAGTGCAGTCaagtgaaacaaatgaaagaaaCCCAAGACCGGGCCGATGATCCACTAAATGAGCAATCAAGTTTATTATGATGTTTTGCAGTGAGTTGAGAGCTAACCGCTGAACTTGTTTGGTAGCGATCGCTCCGGGCACACTTCGGCCAGCCGAAGATTGTTGGAAACTTGTCGGACGTCTTGCCCGGGCAACTCATCTCGGGGCCAAACTAGATGGGATCTCAacggaatcgaaaacaaacacgaattgacagaatgaaaaatggaaccggtCCGAACTATTTTGGCATTGGCTTTAACTGTTGATTGTCGGAACTTCTTGGCCCCAGCAAACGATCATTTGCATCCATCCTTGGGAGTGAGTAACCGGTGAGTGAACGCCTGATCACTTGGTGATCGTTTGAGTGCCTATCGTCGTAATCAGCTCGGATGCTGCGAGCCGGTTATAAGAACAGATTTGTGTTGACCGTTTGCATCAGTTCTTTGTGCCTCGTGGAAGGAACTAGAATCTCATTCGATCGTACCCAATACAGTTCCTGGCAGTATAGCGGTGCGTTGTGCTACAAAACATAATCTTAGCTACTATGTGGTCGACGAGGCTGCGGGTCCTGGCACTGCTGGTGATCGGATTGCTGGGCGTGTGTGTTAGTGGCCAAAATGCGACAACTGGACCCAAGGTTCTGTGCTACTATTCAGGCGGCAACACTATCAAGGAAGGTAAGAGAGTCTTCGTTAGATTCCTTGTTCAGTGTTGCAATCACTCAGCTGCCGTTGATTGATGACCGCCACTAAGCTGGCGACGGTGTAGGTTGTAATCAGCCATGAAAAGAGGCCGCACCCGCTCGGCTTACCGGTGACCACTTATCAATCTAGAATGTGGAGCTGTTTTGTAAATTAAGATGATAATGAATGACAAGCAGTGAAAAGATGTGCATCTGCTTAATAGCGTCCGTCTGATCTCTCCGTTGCAGGCCTAGCAAAAGTGACCGTCTCCGACATTGAGCTGGCCCTGCCCTTCTGTACTCACTTGATTTATGGCTACGCCGGTATTGATGCTGCAACGTATCGCACGCGCCCCAATATTGCTAGCCTTGACTTGGACGAAGGCCAAGGACAGTACCGCACCGTTACGACACTGAAAAAGCGCTACCCAGGCTTGCGGGTTTTCTTGAGCGTCGGCGGTAACCAGGACCTGACCGAGGAAAAACCGTTCGAGAAGTACTTGACACTGCTGGAGTCAGCCGGCTCTCGAACGGCGTTCATCAACAGCGCTTACACTCTTTTGAAGACGTACGATTTTGACGGCCTTGACCTAGCGTGGCAGTTCCCGCAAACGAAGCCGAAACGCGTTCGCGGATTGTCGGGCAAACTGTGGCACGGCTTCAAGAAACTTTTCAGCGGTGACAGCATCCTGGACCCGAAGGCGGAAGAGCATCGTGAGGAGTTCACTGCGCTGGTTCGCGACTTGAACAACGCGTTCGTGCACGATAAGTTCCGGGTCGGCTTCACCCATCTTCCGCATGTCAATGAAACCATCTTCCTGGACATTCCGCTGCTGAAGGATAATTTCGAGTACATCAATATTGCCGCTTACGATCAGCAAACTCCGGAACGAAACCCCAAGGAAGGTGACTACACGGCACCGATCTATGAACCATCGGAACGGGTCGAGGGCAATAACGTGCAGGCCAAGGTGAAAGCGTGGAATGCGGCTGGAACTCCGCTGGATAAGATTGTCGTTGGCTTGGCCACCTACGGACGTGGCTGGAAACTAACGGAAGAGTCGGGCATAACCGGCGTGCCTCCTATTCGTACCGATGGTCCTTCACCGGCCGGGCCCCACACACAAATTCCCGGATACTATAGCTTCGGTGAAGTTTGCGCCTTGCTGCCTAATCCAGCCAATGCAAACCTGAAGGGTGCCGAGTACCCGCTGCGTAAAATAAACGATCCCACCAAGCGCTTCGGTCCCTATGCATTCCGCATTCCGGACGAGAACGAAGAACACGGCATCTGGCTGTCGTATGAGGACCCCGAGAGTGCTGGCAATAAGGCGGCGTACGTGAAGGCGAAGGGATTGGGCGGAATTTCGATCAACGATCTGGCGATGGACGATTTCCGTGGCGTATGTTCCGGCGACAAGTTCCCGATTCTGCGTGCTGCCAAGTATCGACTGTGAAGTTGAAAGGCGACAGTAAGGAGAACATTGTTTCGAAATGAATGTTAACTATTGTAGCAACGTTTCTTCTATTGGTTTGGAAGTGAATTGATTTAATATTAAAAGATTTTAACTAAAACTACAAAcctcggttttgtttgctgaaaGAAACGTacgaaatgaagaaaacaaattcaaatataACATCGTGAACATCGTTTTTCGAAAAAACGAGTTGAATTAACTGAACGGATTACTAAGTcgataataaaattaaacaacgatCACCCATTGTGCCGATCGTCTGCCATAAAAGAGCTCTGAGTTACTCGGCCTTTGGTGAGTGTCTTACGATCGTGCGCTCTAAACCAAGATAACGCTAGTGTGGTGCTGTTCCAAGAGGTGTTATAAACCGGATTCAATTGCGATAGACGGATTAGTCCTGTGTGAAATTCCGAGAAGATCTGTTGTAGTCCATGGCGAAAATAGCTAGATTGCGTGCGATTGAGCTGGTGCTCGGAATTCTCGCTTTATCGCTTCGGGTTCAGAATGCATCGGCTGAACCGAAAGTACTTTGCTATTATGACGGTGAAGCAGCGATAAGAAAAGGTAAAAGAGGTAGCATAAGTTTCTACTACTTATTAGTGCAGCTTTGATAGAGCTTGTTTTTTCCAGATGCTCTCGCAGGTAAAGTGACCTTAGATGACATTGGGGCGGCATTACCATTCTGTACCCATCTGCTTTACGGCTACGCTGGAATTGACCCCAACACCCATCGTATACGCGCACTCAACGAAGATCTTGATCTGGACTCTGGTAAAGGCCATTTCCGACTTGCAACGGAgctgaaaaacaaatttccgGGACTTAAGGTCTTCCTGAGTATCGGTGCCTACTACGATTTGAATGAGGAAAATCATTCGCTAAAGTATCTGTCACTTCTGGAATCTGACGCGACAAGGGCAACGTTCATTGAGAGCGCGCGTACCCTGCTGAAGACATACAAATTTGACGGTCTTGACTTGGCCTGGCAGCTGCCACAATCGAACCCGAAACCATTTACTGACAGCATTGTTGATGAAAATGCAGCAGAACATCGTGAGGGGTTAACTTCTTTGGT encodes the following:
- the LOC131208519 gene encoding chitinase-like protein Idgf4, with the translated sequence MWSTRLRVLALLVIGLLGVCVSGQNATTGPKVLCYYSGGNTIKEGLAKVTVSDIELALPFCTHLIYGYAGIDAATYRTRPNIASLDLDEGQGQYRTVTTLKKRYPGLRVFLSVGGNQDLTEEKPFEKYLTLLESAGSRTAFINSAYTLLKTYDFDGLDLAWQFPQTKPKRVRGLSGKLWHGFKKLFSGDSILDPKAEEHREEFTALVRDLNNAFVHDKFRVGFTHLPHVNETIFLDIPLLKDNFEYINIAAYDQQTPERNPKEGDYTAPIYEPSERVEGNNVQAKVKAWNAAGTPLDKIVVGLATYGRGWKLTEESGITGVPPIRTDGPSPAGPHTQIPGYYSFGEVCALLPNPANANLKGAEYPLRKINDPTKRFGPYAFRIPDENEEHGIWLSYEDPESAGNKAAYVKAKGLGGISINDLAMDDFRGVCSGDKFPILRAAKYRL